Part of the Lysobacter enzymogenes genome is shown below.
CGGCCGGAGCCGGTGCAGGCCGCGGCAGCGCGGCCGCGTTGCGCCCGCAGAGACAGCCACGCCGGCCTGTGCGGCCGGCGTGGCCGGAACAACGGCGGGCCGGCCGGTCGCGCCGGCCCGACCGCTCAGGCCACCCGCGGCAGCGGGCGCGCCGGATGCGCCGGGCGCAGCCGCCGCCGCGCCTGCATCGCCCCGCGCCGACGGCGCCGCGCCGGTGCCGCGGCCGCCGCTTCGGCGGCGTCGCGCGACCACGGCAAACGGAACCGGTGCAGCGCCCACCACGCCAGCGCCGGCATCGCCACCAGCCACAGCGGCAGCCAGCCCAGCACCGCATGGTGGCCGCGCGCGGCCGGCAGCATCAGCACCAGCAGCGCGCCGACGGCGACGGCGTAGCCGAGCGCGGTGTCGAGGTCGCCGCGCAGGTCGGTGGTTTCGGCGATGTCGCCGTCGAACTCGGGATCGACGCGGCGGGTGGTTTCGAGGACGCTCATGGCCGGACTCCGGAAGCGCAGAAGAAGGTGGAAAGAAGGCGACTCGTGGTGAGTCCAACTTCCCGCCGCGGCGTCTCAGAGGTTGCGATACCGGCGACCGCCCGTCGGGACCGGGTCGCGGCCGGCTCAGTAGCCGGCTTTGTCCAGCGCGATCTCGGCCTGCTCGCGGCCCAGTTCGATCAGTTCCTTGGCGCGCCAGAATTCATAGAACTGGCAGGCGTCGCGCGGAATGCGGATGACCAGTTCGGGCGGGTCCAGCGCCAGTTGCACGCGCGCGATCTGCGCCTGCATGGTGTCGAGCGAACGCGCCATCAGTTCGCTGAAGCTCAGCTCGTGCGGCGGCTGATCTTCGGGCCGGTCGACCGGCACCGGTTGGTTGCGGCGGAACCAGCGCATCAGCGGCGGCGGCTTGACCGACACCAGTTGCTCGGCCGGCACCGGTGCGTGCCGCGGCAGGTCGGCGTCGGCGTGGCGGCCGAGCGTGCCGGTCGGCTGGTCGGGCCAGCCGTGCATGTCGACCGCGATCAGCCGGTGCGCGTCGGACAATCGCGTGGCGGTGATCGGCAACGGCGCCAGCAGGCCGCCGTCGACCAGTTCGCGGCCGTGCAATTCGTAAGGGGTGAACACGCCCGGGATCGCGATCGACGCGCGGATCGCGTCCCACAGGTCGCCTTCGCGCAGCCACACCTCGCGCTGGCGCAGCAGG
Proteins encoded:
- a CDS encoding patatin-like phospholipase family protein, translating into MAGADLPASDSPGHAEPGEPVALVLGAGGARGLAQIGVIEALQARKLRIVAVAGSSSGALVGGLFAAGKMAVYRDWLYSMSRTDMLRLLDPVFGQPALFRGDRLMHALRELIGEPRIEDLPVQFTAVAVDLLRQREVWLREGDLWDAIRASIAIPGVFTPYELHGRELVDGGLLAPLPITATRLSDAHRLIAVDMHGWPDQPTGTLGRHADADLPRHAPVPAEQLVSVKPPPLMRWFRRNQPVPVDRPEDQPPHELSFSELMARSLDTMQAQIARVQLALDPPELVIRIPRDACQFYEFWRAKELIELGREQAEIALDKAGY